tagttattgacaagaagattttaaaagcttttccctatataagtctatatgaaccatgtgacccacggggcggggccatatttgaccctagggggataatttgaacaaacttggtagagaaccaccagatgatgctacattacaagtatcaaagccctaggctttgtggtttggacaagaagattttcaaagtttttccctatataagtctatgtaaaccatatgacccccagggtggggccatatttgaccctaggggtataatttgaacgatcttagttgaagaccactagatgatgtcacatacaaaatatcaaagccctaggcctgtggttttagacaagaggtttttcaaagtttttccctatataagtctatataaaccatgtgacccccagggcggggccatatttgaccccagagaaataatttgaatcatcttggtagaggaccactagataatgattcataccaaatatcaaagccctaggctctgtggttttggacaagaaggtttgcaaagtttttccctatataaatctatgtaaattatacaaataaacaaagggccataactcactcataaattgttgaaccagtctgattttcagggggacacaactagggtaccaatacatcattctgacaaagtttggtcaaaattcccccagtagtttctgaggagatgcgataacgagaaattgttaacggacggacggacggacggatggaatgacggacggacggaccacggacgcagagtgattttaatagcccaccatctgatgatggtgggctaaaaacaaaatcattcagctacaaacaagagctgtctgttgacagcgcgctcgactattcgaagcattgacagaagtatagggtcaaaatattacctgagatttttagacaaaagaaaagaaacagataagacaaacaatgtacctgcatttgtggaatttggtaagtcttgcactatatggcaatgtgtgaccatgttggtaagcaagtgttcaaagtttcaaagccatatatcaaacagttaatagacaaaatatcgaatggtatgcgaaacctaactacattttataatttctatgtccaaataagggccataactgagctaaagtccttgtcctaggtaagtagactatgaaggtaaaaaagtggtaaaagtttcaaagccttatgACAAACAGGTAAGGCAAAATACAGACTGGTACGAAatcttaactgatttccaagtccaaaaagggccataatttagccaaaatagttgacagagttatgtactcttgcctacagattggaatcatgatgataaacaagtgttaaaagtttcaaagcctcatgtcaaatagctttgacaaaacgttgacttgtatgaaactgaaccaatttccaagtccaaaaagggccataattcagccaaaatagtcggcagagttatgtacttttgcctacagatggaaatcatgatgataaacaagtgtacaaagtttcaaagccatatgtaaaatagttttgacaaaacatggatttgtacgaaaactgaaccaatttccaaatcaaaaatgggccataattcagccaaaatagttgacagagttatgtactcttgcctacaaatataaattatgatgataaacaattgttcaaactttcaaagccacaagtcaaatagttttgacaaaacatggacttgtacaaaaattatactaatttccaagtccaaaaagggtcataattcagccaaaatagttgacagagttatgtactcttgcctacagatggaaatcatgaatataaacaagtgttcaaaggttcaaagccatatgtcaaatagttttgataaaacatggacttgtacggaaactgaaccaatttccaagtcaaaaaaggacaatattcagccaaaatagttgacagagttatgtactcttgcctacaaatataaatcatgatgataaacaattgttcaaactttcaaagccatatgtcaaatagttttgacaaaacatggacttgtacaaaaattgtaccaatttccaagtccaaaaagtgccataattcagccaaaatagttgacagagttatgtactcttgtctacagatagagactgttatattaaacaagcgataaaaggttcaaagccatatgtcaaacactttacacaaaatgtgaactggtacgaaaaaacttaaccaagatttctaagttaaaagggaccaaaatacttgatggagttatgaactcttgcctaaaactggacatggtgatggtaaacaagtgttgaaagaatCAAAGCTtcatctcaaaagactttgtcaaaaagtggactggtacaaaaaacttaaccaaggtgtgacgtcgACGCCAACAccgacaccgtggtgagtaggatagctctacttattctttgaatagtcgagctaaaaactaatcTTACAACTTGGACCTCAAATGGGGAGAAACATCTGCTGGGCTGCCTTTGTAAAATCCCATcttcataataaaaattatttttcctttcctagtaATTGCAAAGTGTAAAGTCCTAAAACTGTCAGGCTCTTCCCATACATGTACAACAACAATATCATTCACCAAGGCTTCACCAATAAAGTGAAACTCTGTTGTTTTCAAGGGATACAGTTCAATATGTCTTTTGaattgtgaaaaatgtccttTCAAGGCACCCAATGATGCAGCGTCGGAACAAAATTTTGAATATGCAACTTGTGTAATATGTTTATTCATATCACTGTCGCTATGTACACATTTGATTTCATACCGGAAAGCACCATTTGGAATTGTTGGTAAAACTGCCCTGCCAATCGTGTTATTTTCTACATGCATTAAATGTTTCTccagattttcataaaaaaactttGGCAGAAGTGCTGGTTTCCTCAGCTTTCTATTTACATTTACTCCAACTAATGAATTTGTGACCAATTTTATACCTGATTTGTAATCAAATATATCAACAGTAATTGTAAAGGATGTTTTACCAACATTACAAATGTATACATCGGcttttaattgctttttttcaCCAAAGTGTGTCCTGTAACGAATGTCACTAAATTCTTTGCTGAAATGCATGGACTGACTTGCTACAAAAAAGGCATTTTCTTTACGTAATTCTGGGTGATATGTTAGCCCATGAATCATTCCCTGCCATCGTGCAGACTCACACACCTTTCCCAAAGACCAAAGCGAAACTTTACCTGTAAAATGGAAGAAAATGTCTGCTACAATGTAAGTCTAAATAGGACATCAAATGTTCTGCAGATCAGACTATATTTGTGatgtttctttttcacaaataatcAGGAATAAAGCTACTCACAATATTAATCAAAACAGACAGGAATATCATCCATAACAGTAACTATTTATGAACTGCGAATTcctaacaaaaatgaaaaatggctGTTGTCTTTCAAATAAgtgcaaaataaaaattacagaaaaaatatccAATCAACAGTTTCACATAAACGTCATTATTAAATGCTTGTGAGTAATAAAATATGGTCTTTGGGAAACGTTTTGTGACTTTCCGCTGTCTGGCATTCGAGAAGAATTCAAGATAagaatattaacaagagctgttggaggttAGCAATGCTTGACTATATAAAagccttttcaataaaaaaagttaatgTAATGAAAACATAGACATAAACAAGAATAAAAGGGGCAACATTCTGAGAGCTCTGAAGAACTTTTCCCACTTACGATGTTTGATGAGAAAGcagtttacaaaaaatattgctaagctgaaaaaggggcataactttgtaaaactgCACAATAGAGTTACttaacctgtgcactgcatgtcaaatcttaacagtgaacaagtgtgtgaagtttcaatccattcccacaagtggttactgagatactagcatACCggtacaaacaaaatttaaaaccaaatctggACCCAGACACCGACACAAATTAAAACATCAACAAATGGGTGAGAGTGCTAGAGGTCTACCTATTCTTCTAACAGTCAAGCAAAAAATGACTTTTGTTCCATTAAagatgaaaaaaagttacaacCAAATTTTCTTTCATACATTATAGTTTTGATTCAAGATGTGGCGACATTCCTGATGGTTCTCCATTATAGAATTCCAGTTTCAAACTGAACACTGTTTGCCCATTTTTCATAACTGCAAATTGCAATGCCCTTTCATCATCACAGTCTTCCCAGACATTCACTGTAACAATGTCATTCACTAAAGTTTCTCCTATATAATGATACTCTGCAGCTTTTAGTGGATATAACTCTATGTGTCTCTTAAAGTGCGAAAAATGTCCTTTAAGGGCTCCTAGTGAGGCTGCATCCGAACACCATTTTAGGTATACTGCTTGATTTACATGATGATTTGCATCACAATCACTGTGAAGGACTTTAACTTCATAATGGAAGGCTTGAGATGGAATGGTTGGTAACGGCTTCCGCCTCATGGTATGTCTTTCCACTGTCTTTAGGTGGACATCTGCGTTCTCCAAGAATTCTGCAGGTAGAGGCACAGGTTTTCTCGACTGTCTGTCTACAAACACCTGAACGGTCCTATAGGAACATAATTTCTCTCCAGATGTATAATCATATAAGTCAGTTGAGATAGTGTATGAGGACTTTCCAACATGCGAAATATATATAACTGATTTCAGCATGTTCTTATGACCAAATACATTTGCATACCGTAAATTATGGAAATCTCTGCTCAAAGTAAATACATGACCGCCAACAAACAGTGTACGATTACGTTTGTACATTAAATTGGGATAATTAATAAATCCTGCTGCCATAACCAGCCATCTCATGCTCTCAAAAACTTTTCCCAAAGACCAGAGAGCTACTTTACCTGTAAAAGagtaaagtttttgttttgcttGAAATTAACTTCAATgctcatttttaaaaaagtaggcACACATCAAGGTGCACTGTCAATTGCCTTAAGTTGATATTTTACCCACCCTTCCCCTACATACTCTCAAATTCCCATTGTAAAACCTTCTTTTGGTATAAGCATGCATCAAAATGAGGTATAGGTAAGTTAATTCAGGAAAGGCGTAACAATTTTAGTCAATCTCTATCAATATGCTTGAAAATTATAAAACACTATGTCTTGCTTAGAAATCAAATGTCTCCTTTGTAAACCTCAACTCCTAGTTCATTGAACTCTTGAAAAAATATGTACCATACTCATTGAAGCTATCAGACTATGGTTTATACAACTGTCACAACaagtgtttgtaaaacatgtgtGCCCCAGGTCCTATTATGGTGTTTCAGATGTACTTGGCATATAATATTCATTCCCAAGTaggctgtgaccttgaactttgactttaTTCTTATCTACCTACCACATGAAATTATTCTATAAAGATTACCAGCTGTATGTTAAAGCATTATTATGTCATTTACCCAAAGGTACTTTCAGCCTCTAggcaacagtgaccttgaactttgacccaaATAAACAGTAATCTAGACATCAAAGACAACTATCCATTGAAGTTTAAAAGTAACAGACCAAACAATTATCCAACTATTGACCATTTTCAGTGTAAAGAGAATGACTTTGATCTTTGACTTAAAATTCCCCAAAAATACAACTGTCATCATTCTGCAGATCAGATAAAGACGTATCCGGGAGTAACCAGTGTGCATCTTTTTGCGCATTCACTTTCATGCTACAAAAAgcttataaattgttttaaaatacgGATAATTCAGCAGAACACAGTGAATTGATCAgtttatcaataaatatttatagatataataaacaatttgaCTGCAATGAGCCAGATATGAGTTGCTCAATAAGTGATAAGGTTTTATCAGAAGAAATGGTGAAACAGTTGCAAATAGTGGACATTGCCTCCAGTATTTTAAATAACCCATTAATCGCAATGGTTTTTATGGTTTAAATCAATTGTTCATGGAGTTACTATCAGATGGGaagattgaaaatgttttaaagggTAAAAAAGCATTGACAGAATGTTTACTgaatattaaaagtttaaaagggaggtaattaaatgcTATATATTTAGGAAACAAGCAAGGCGACCTGTaggttttttaacattttctaatgaaatatatgttgatctatatatacaagaaaaaatgtacatttctcCGCactaggtttttttttattcatgaaaacatttatattttatctgtaaTAACCGATATAGTTGTTATTCCAGATTTTACACATAGACCATGTGCGGCTGAAATTAAGTTTTTAGTAAATAACATACCAGTATTATCAAATATCTTGGAATATTATCACCTGGCTTTTCTATTATAAAGTATAATACATAGTTTTCTGATTTTtggtaactgatttttttttgcccgttttttttgttaaatgctgAATAGTGGTGTTCTAAAAATAGTCAACATACAGGAGTTAGCATGGCAACTGATAGTTAtgaagtttgtttttattttattagaaaattttctGCGCTACAACTTATTCCAGGATACgtctttaaacattatttatatacTGACCAGGCATGGTCTACTAATTGACCAGTCAGCAAAATAATATTTGCCCCTCTAGAATCTATTTTTAGCCAGTATGAAAAATACCTACCTCCAATCTTCTGGTCAAAGTCTGTGTATGACAATCCTGGCAAGAGAACCTCTGCAGAAAATCTGTCCTCACTGACTCGATACTTGATCAGCCTATCTGGTTGGATCGTGCTGATGTCTGGAAGATGGCTGAATTTAGATGCCATTGTTTTgttgaacagttttttttttctgaaaaaattaaagGTTCCTTTTAAAGAGCATTGAATGGGGCTCTAaaagttattacttttttaaCAGTAATATGGGACACGAATGAAAATATATCAGTAGTTTTACAGGAGTAGCCTAGACAAGCCTTTCTGACTGACAGACACAatcagacacctgggtagaaccatacGGGAGTAGCCTAGACAAGCCTTTCTGGCTGATAGACACAatcagacacctgggtagaaccatccaGGAGTAGCCTAGACAAGCCTTTATGACTGACAGACACAatcagacacctgggtagaaccatccaGAAGTAGCCTAGACAAGCCTTTCTGGCTGACAGACACAATcagacctgggtagaaccatccaGGAGTAGCCTAGACAAGCCTTTTATGACTGACAGAAACAATCAgaaacctgggtagaaccaaccaGGAGTAGCCTAGACAAGCCTTTCTGGCTGACAAACACAATCAGACACCAAGACACACAAGAAAATCAATAATAAAGCAAAAGCCAAACGTTCTTTTTGCCTatattaacaagagatcacagagtgatcttggcgcccaccaatgtgccatttttgagtgttccaaattcaagacttactgactagctcaaggtcaaatttcatttctgtacacaacactgtgcatgcggttcaaattcgaaagctgtagcttgaaaaatgtgaaagtaggtcgctagatcaatttcaaggacaaagttctttgtacacaagactatgcatgtgcatcaagtttaaaggctgtagcttgagaaatttgaaagtaggtcactaggtctatcttaaggtcaaagtttaatgcggtacacaaaactatgcaagtggtccaaatttgaaggctgtagcttgagaaatgtgtaagtaggtcactaggtcaaaatcaaggtcaaatttcgcTTCAGAACATAAATCTGTGCATGTTAtctaaatctgaagcctgtaccttcaaaaatgtgaaagtaggtcactaggtcaatgtcaaggtcaaagtttgtttcggtacacaatcctatacatatggtctaaatttgaagcctgtagctacagaaatgtgaaagtaggtcactaggtcaatcttaaggtcaaagttcatttcggtttacaaaactatgcatgtggtccaaatttgaagactgtagcttgagaaatgtaaaagtaggtcactaggtcaaaatcaaggtcaaattttatttcgaaatacaaaactatgcatgtgatccaaatttgaagcctgtaccttcaaaaatgtgaaagtaggtcactaggtcaatgtaaaggtcaaagtttgtttcggtacaaaaaattatgcatgtggtccagatttgaaggctgtagcttaagaaatgtgtaagtaggtcactaggtcaaaatcaaggtcaaattttatttcggaatacagaactatgcatatggtccaaatttgaagcttgtaccttcaaaaatgtgaaagtaggtcactaggtcaatgtcaaggtcaaagtttgtttcggtacataaaaacatgtggtccaaatttgaaggctgtagcttgagaaatgtgaaagtaggtcactgggtcaaaatcaaggtcaaatttcatttcggaacacgtggtccaaatttgaaaatggaaagaaggtcactaggtcaatgtcaaggtcaatgtcaaggtcaaagtttttttgatacacaaaactatgcatgtggtcaaaatttgaaggctatagcttgagaaaatgtgaaagtaggtcactaggtcaaatttcatttcgaaacacaaatttatgcatgtggtccaaatttgaagaatgtaccttcaaaaatgtgaaagtaggtcactaggtcaatgtcaaggtcaaagtttttctcggtacacaaaactatgcatgtggtccaaatttgaaggctgtagcttaagaaatgtgaaagtaggtcactaggtcaaaatcaatgtcaaattttatttcaaaacacagaactatgcataggggttaaatttgacgcctgtaccttcaaaaatgtgaaagtaggtcactaagtcaaaatcaaggtcaaagttttttctggtgcacaaaactatgcatgtggtccaaatttgaaggctgtagctaca
The Mercenaria mercenaria strain notata chromosome 10, MADL_Memer_1, whole genome shotgun sequence genome window above contains:
- the LOC123561343 gene encoding uncharacterized protein LOC123561343 isoform X2; the encoded protein is MASKFSHLPDISTIQPDRLIKYRVSEDRFSAEVLLPGLSYTDFDQKIGGKVALWSLGKVFESMRWLVMAAGFINYPNLMYKRNRTLFVGGHVFTLSRDFHNLRYANVFGHKNMLKSVIYISHVGKSSYTISTDLYDYTSGEKLCSYRTVQVFVDRQSRKPVPLPAEFLENADVHLKTVERHTMRRKPLPTIPSQAFHYEVKVLHSDCDANHHVNQAVYLKWCSDAASLGALKGHFSHFKRHIELYPLKAAEYHYIGETLVNDIVTVNVWEDCDDERALQFAVMKNGQTVFSLKLEFYNGEPSGMSPHLESKL